Genomic window (Campylobacter concisus):
TCAAGGTATTTATAGTACGGAATATATGAGAAATTTATAATAGTAAGTAAAATTTTTATTATTTTAATACCCACAAATACTCAAATATTATTAGGCTCGTGTAAATTTACATGGGCCTTTAAAATTTTAAACATTTTTTTCGCTAGAATTACCAAAAATTTAAAGGAGAAGATATGCCATTACTTGATAGTTTTTGTGTAGATCATGTAAAAATGCAAGCCCCAGGAGTAAGACTAGCAAAAAGTATGAAAACGCCAAAGGGCGATGATATCAGCGTTTTTGACTTGAGATTTTGCAAGCCAAATGAGGAAATTTTGCCAGAAAAAGGCACTCACACTTTAGAGCACCTATTTGCTGGTTTTATGAGAAACCACATAAATGGCAACGGCGTGGAGATCATAGATATTTCACCGATGGGTTGCAGGACTGGCTTTTATATGAGTGTGATCGGCACACCTAGCGAAGAAGCTGTAAAAAAGGCATGGCTAGCTTCGATGAAAGATATCTTAGAAGTCAAAGATCAAGATAAGATCCCAGAGCTAAATAAATTTCAATGTGGCACCTACAAGATGCACTCACTTGAAGAGGCACACGCCATAGCAAACAAAATTTTAGCCCAAGGTTTAGTCATCATAAATAACGAAGAGATCAAGCTTAACGTTGATTCTATGGGACTAAAAAAGCACTAATTTGAAGCCAGTAAAACAAGAAAATCAAGCCTATCTAAAAGAGCAAATTTTAACCTATCTTGGTAACAAACGCTCTCTTTTAGGCTTTATAGATCTAGGCGTAAAATACGCAAAAGACGAGCTTAAAAAAGAAAAGCTTAGCTGCTGTGATCTCTTTAGTGGAAGTGGCGTGGTGGCTAGATTTTTAAAGCAAAATAGCGAATTTCTAGTCGCAAACGACTTGGAGCTTTACAGCTTCATCACAAACTCATGCTATTTGCAAAACGCCACAAACGAGCTAAAAAATGAGATAAATTTCTGGCAAAAAAAGCTTGAAAAAGAGATAAAAAATAACCTTTCTGAGGGCTTTATAACAAGGCTTTACGCCCCACAAGATGATAAAAATATTACCGAGGGTGAGAGGGTTTTTTATACTAGAAAAAATGCCATTTTTATTGACACAGCAAGAAGGCTCATAGATGAGTTAGTGCCAGCTGAAATGAAAAATTTCTTCATAGCTCCACTTCTTTATAATGCAAGCGTACATGCAAATACAAGTGGAATTTTTAAAGGGTTTCATAAAAATAAAGAGGGTATCGGTCAGTTTGGTGGACGAGGACAAAATGCCATCTCAAGGATCACTTCTGATATAAATTTGACTAAGCCTATCTTTTCAAATTTTAATGTACCATTTGAGGTCTATCAAAAGGACGCAAATTTGCTCGCAAAAGAGCTTGATGGGCTTGATCTAGTCTATCTTGATCCACCTTATAACCAGCACCCATACGGCTCAAACTATTTCATGCTAAATCTCATCGCAAGCAACACTGAGCCAAGTAAAATTTCAAAAATTTCTGGTATCGCAAAGGACTGGAACAGATCAGTTTTTAATAAAAAGTCATCAGCAAGCGAGTCATTTTTCGAGTTGATAAAAAATTTAAAGGCGAAATTTATTCTAATTTCGTTTAACTCAGAAGGCTTTATCAACCAAGATGAATTTGATAAAAATTTAAACAAAATGGGCAAGGTTCATCTTCTTCGTAAAAAATACAACGCATACCGTGGTAGCAGAAATTTAAAAGCTAGAAATATCTACGTAGACGAGCTACTTTACATTTTACAAAAGTAAATTTACTGACATTTCATCACTTCTAAATCACAAACCACGCTAACGTAAATGTTAGTTTTGCTCATCATCTGGCAAGCATTTTTCAAAGATAAATTTATGTTCTTCAGGTAAGACATCGTAGATGGCATTTGCTAAATTTCTTATCTCCCAAAGGGCTGATTTTGAGCTTCTTAGAGAGATGAAATTTTGCAAGCTTCTAGCATTTATGCTCCATGTAAGCTCAGTTTTATAGCACTCTGGCAAGCAGTATTTGACGATGTCAAGGCTTTTTGTGGTTGAGGCTAAAATTTCGCGCAAATTTTCAAGCGCTTTTATGCTTGCATTATCGACTAACTCGTCATTTGTTAGCACGATAAATTTAGCCGCACGCTCAAACTGCCCTACTTCAAATTTTTCCTCTTTTTTTAGCTCTTTTAGTGTGTAGCGAGTTGATTTGACGCTTAGACTTGCTATGCGGTGGCGGGCTAGCTCTTGAAGTAGTGCGCGAGAGATGCCTTGGATGTAGAAGTTATAATATAGGTGCTCTAGCGTTGAAGCGTGTTTAAATTTATTGCCTACTCTATCTATTAGCTCAACATCTTTTTCTCCACCGTTGTCGCCTTTTTCAAAGCTTTGCCAGCATGTGCGGATCGCGTGAGAGCAGATATTTAGTGGAGTGTGATTTAGTAGTGTTACTTGCATTTTTTCTCTTTTGTAAAATTTTTTAGCATTTTACAAAAAGAAGGCTGATTTTATTTGTAAATTTAAAGCATAAATTTCAAAGGGAGACAAACGCTCCCTTTTGTAAAAGTATTAGTTATTATTGTTTTAATTGAAGAAGTGTATTTAGCATCTCATCACTTGTTGTGATCGTTTTTGAGTTTGCTTGGAAACCTCTTTGAATAACGATAAGATCTGTTAGCGCACGGCTTAGATCGACGTTACTAGCTTCAAGTTTTGAAGCTGCGATCGTTCCCTTATCGCCTGTGCCAGCTGCACCGATAACTGCTTCACCTGAGTTTGCGGTTTGTGAAAATACGTTTCCGCCCTCACTTTGAAGACCTTCGTTATTTGTAAAGGTAGCAAGTGCTACTTTAGCTAGGCCAAAGCTTTGACCATTTGAAAATGAGCCTATTATCGTTCCGGTCTCATCTATTTTTATGCCGTTTAATGTGCCGCCTGTGTAGCCATCTTGTGAGATTGACTCAGTTGATGAGTCTTTATCAAAGCTTGTTAAGCCGTTAAAGTCAGTTCCAAGACCAAAATTTAGACTAATGTTTTGGCCACTTTGTGAGCCGTTGTTAGCTGAAAATGTTATCGTTGCTGGGTGAAAACTTGCAAGTGAGCCATTTGCGTTAAATCTAGCTGTTCCAGTTATAACGTTATCTGGACCTTCACCTGTGTAGTTTATCTTAGCTGGCTCTGGTACTTGTATAACCATGCTCCACTCAGTTCCGCCATCTGTTGTAGTACCTGTCTTTGTCCATTTGATACTAACTGTGTGTTTTGAGCCAAGTGAGTCAAAAATTTCTGCCGTTGAGCCGTGGCTTGACATCATCATCTTTCCACTTGCTCTTAGAGCTTGGCCTGGGCTTAGTGCGCCATCAAGTGCTTTCATAATAGTTGTAAGTCTAACATTTTCATTTATAGCTGAGTTGTTTGTACCTTGAGCCGGCTTTGTAAGACCAGTTGTTGTCATATAAAGTGCATGATCTGCTACTTCATTTGATGGGTTTTCTAGTTGAAATTGACCTAGTTTATTTACAGTGATCTTTACGCCATCGTTTGTGTCATCGCCTGCAAGTGCTTGAAGTGCTGCGATACCAGCTGCGTGCTTTTGATCTGGAGTACCAGTAGCAGCGGCATATGCTGTATTATAAGCTGTTTGATATGCAGTGTTAGTTATGGCTGCTCCACCAGTTCCAGGTGCTATTCTATGTGCTGCGGTTGCTAGTTTTGCCGCATCAAGTGCATCTGAGTTCGCGTTTATTTGGCCATCGCCGTTGTAGTCAACGTGGTTTCTAGCATCTTCTTGCATAGCAGCACGAAGATCTTCTGTTGTTGTTACTTGTCTTGCGATTTTATCGTTATTTGGATGAACAGCTGTTGTTTGAGAACTCGTATAGACATATTGATAAGCTGTGATGATATCTTTATCAGCTAAACCAGTAACCGTATTTCCGCCATTTACTTTTAAATGGATATTTTTTGTCTCTTCAGTAGTGCCTGAGTTGTTTCTATTTATAAGTGTTAATTTATTGCCTTCTGAAATTTCAGCTCTAACGCCAGTTTTATTGTATTGAGCGTTGATCGCAGCTGCAACATCACTGATACTTGTTATTGTGTTAGCTTGAGATTTGATGTTTGTGCCATTGATTGTGATATCAAGTGTTGCTGCTGGGTTTATCTGTCCGATACTTTGTGGCAATCCACTTCCTACTGTAAATTTTTCGGTTTTAGCATTTGCATAGCTTACCCAGATACCTTGTCCATCTCTTAAAGCAAGGCCATTTCCAAGCTCATCAAATGTAACACCAAGATCGACACCACGCTCTGTTAAGCTTTGTTCTTTTCTTGAGTTCGTATAAAACTCATCGTTATTTGTATCATTTTCGTTGTGGACTTCATTTGCATTTAAAATTCCGTCATTGTTATAGTCACGTCCGCCAGCAACAGAGTCTAGTGAATAAATAGGAGTGCTTCTTTGTCCTATGGTGTTGCCTGAGTCAAGGTTGCCTTTTATCTTTACTTCTGTTGTGGCTCTTGCTGGAGTAGTAAGACCCTCTTTTATCACGATATTTTTTATAGGACCTGTTGAGTCAATAGTGCCAGTTTCTTCATCTCTTGTCCAGCCTTGAACGATATAACCACTATTGTTTACAAAATTTCCAGCTTTATCACGGACAAAGTCACCATTTCTTGTATAGTATCTTGTTGTTCCGCCATCTGGAGATACGACGAAGAAACCATTTCCTTGAAGTGCAAGGTCTGTTTGCTTATCAGTAGATGTTAGTGTACCTTGTGAGAAAATTCTTGTAGTTGAGTTTATAGTCGTTCCTAGACCTATTTGCATAGCATTTTGACCGCCTAGCTGACCTTGTGGAGCGGTAGCTACTCTTGGAGTTTGGCTTAGTATATCAGCAAAATTTGCACGGTTGTATTTATAACCATAAGTATTGACGTTTGCGATATTATTGCCTTCTACGTCCATGGCTATCTGGTGGGCTTGTAGGCCTGAAACACCAGACCAAAGTGATCTCATCATTGACTTATCCTTTTTGCATTTTAAATTTTTATATTTTCAAAAGCAAAAGATGTTCCAAAAATTTATATTGATAAAAAGGAGAAAAATAAAAAAGAAATTTGGCGTTAATTACGCCAAATTTTATCCAAGTATCATTGCACCTACGATACCACCGATGATAAGTGGGATATTGAAAAATACAAATGTAGGCACGCAAGTATCATATATGTGATTGTGTTCGCCATCAGCATTTAGACCGCTTGTCGGCCCAAGTGTGCTATCGCTTGCTGGGCTTCCAGCATCTCCTAGAGCTGCAGCTATGCCAACTAACAAGATGATGGCTGGTACGCCAAAACCAAGGCTAACGCATAGTGGCACATAGATAGAAGCTAAGATAGGGATCGTACCAAAGCTAGTGCCTATGCCCATCGTAACGAGAAGTCCGATAAGAAGCATCAAAAATGCTCCGCCTATCTTGCCGCCAGATACCAAGCTAGCGTATTTTACAAGCTCATCGATACCGCCACTCTCTCTTAAGATAGTGCCATAACCTGCAGCAACTAGCATGATAAATGCGATAAATCCCATCATAGCAAGGCCGTTATCCATGATCTTATCTACTTTTTTGTATTCGATACCGCCAAAAACGACCATAACCAAAAGTCCAAGTAGTGCGC
Coding sequences:
- the luxS gene encoding S-ribosylhomocysteine lyase yields the protein MPLLDSFCVDHVKMQAPGVRLAKSMKTPKGDDISVFDLRFCKPNEEILPEKGTHTLEHLFAGFMRNHINGNGVEIIDISPMGCRTGFYMSVIGTPSEEAVKKAWLASMKDILEVKDQDKIPELNKFQCGTYKMHSLEEAHAIANKILAQGLVIINNEEIKLNVDSMGLKKH
- a CDS encoding DNA adenine methylase, yielding MKPVKQENQAYLKEQILTYLGNKRSLLGFIDLGVKYAKDELKKEKLSCCDLFSGSGVVARFLKQNSEFLVANDLELYSFITNSCYLQNATNELKNEINFWQKKLEKEIKNNLSEGFITRLYAPQDDKNITEGERVFYTRKNAIFIDTARRLIDELVPAEMKNFFIAPLLYNASVHANTSGIFKGFHKNKEGIGQFGGRGQNAISRITSDINLTKPIFSNFNVPFEVYQKDANLLAKELDGLDLVYLDPPYNQHPYGSNYFMLNLIASNTEPSKISKISGIAKDWNRSVFNKKSSASESFFELIKNLKAKFILISFNSEGFINQDEFDKNLNKMGKVHLLRKKYNAYRGSRNLKARNIYVDELLYILQK
- the thyX gene encoding FAD-dependent thymidylate synthase encodes the protein MQVTLLNHTPLNICSHAIRTCWQSFEKGDNGGEKDVELIDRVGNKFKHASTLEHLYYNFYIQGISRALLQELARHRIASLSVKSTRYTLKELKKEEKFEVGQFERAAKFIVLTNDELVDNASIKALENLREILASTTKSLDIVKYCLPECYKTELTWSINARSLQNFISLRSSKSALWEIRNLANAIYDVLPEEHKFIFEKCLPDDEQN
- the flgE gene encoding flagellar hook protein FlgE, with the protein product MMRSLWSGVSGLQAHQIAMDVEGNNIANVNTYGYKYNRANFADILSQTPRVATAPQGQLGGQNAMQIGLGTTINSTTRIFSQGTLTSTDKQTDLALQGNGFFVVSPDGGTTRYYTRNGDFVRDKAGNFVNNSGYIVQGWTRDEETGTIDSTGPIKNIVIKEGLTTPARATTEVKIKGNLDSGNTIGQRSTPIYSLDSVAGGRDYNNDGILNANEVHNENDTNNDEFYTNSRKEQSLTERGVDLGVTFDELGNGLALRDGQGIWVSYANAKTEKFTVGSGLPQSIGQINPAATLDITINGTNIKSQANTITSISDVAAAINAQYNKTGVRAEISEGNKLTLINRNNSGTTEETKNIHLKVNGGNTVTGLADKDIITAYQYVYTSSQTTAVHPNNDKIARQVTTTEDLRAAMQEDARNHVDYNGDGQINANSDALDAAKLATAAHRIAPGTGGAAITNTAYQTAYNTAYAAATGTPDQKHAAGIAALQALAGDDTNDGVKITVNKLGQFQLENPSNEVADHALYMTTTGLTKPAQGTNNSAINENVRLTTIMKALDGALSPGQALRASGKMMMSSHGSTAEIFDSLGSKHTVSIKWTKTGTTTDGGTEWSMVIQVPEPAKINYTGEGPDNVITGTARFNANGSLASFHPATITFSANNGSQSGQNISLNFGLGTDFNGLTSFDKDSSTESISQDGYTGGTLNGIKIDETGTIIGSFSNGQSFGLAKVALATFTNNEGLQSEGGNVFSQTANSGEAVIGAAGTGDKGTIAASKLEASNVDLSRALTDLIVIQRGFQANSKTITTSDEMLNTLLQLKQ